From Dehalococcoidia bacterium, a single genomic window includes:
- a CDS encoding MFS transporter: MAEALPALPRLNRLLYASASFGGNVLSRSRDLWLIYFYAPPPESDLPARVPMLVLGALLLAARVIEALDDPLIGWWSDRTRSRWGRRIPFVLLATPFYALFAALLWMPPEPRQSALNAAYLFIVLETFYLFSTLSGGPFESLLPEIAPRSQDRMSIVTWQVFFGTLGAFVALVISGIIVDTMGFQAMGITMAILAFVSRYVGLAGAWRYARRDVEPVRIDFLAAVRACLANDQFRAFLPTFILFNMAISMLTAALPYWAQVVLLGGHRPEILRLEHGHEVLLQLGPVKVGLGVGTVVGILTGMAILVVLASLPLVYQLSIWRGKAWVYSTAMLFASFYLPWLAFMGFIPGVNPLLQAVLMVAIIGLPMTAVYTFPNAIQADIIDYDALRTGQRREAIYYATQATLEKIASAAFPPILALLLALGSTAENPLGIRLVGVVAGLASFLGWLTFRTYWLPDQVTPETMATRLSPRR; this comes from the coding sequence ATGGCCGAGGCCTTGCCAGCGCTCCCGCGCCTCAACCGCCTGCTATACGCGTCTGCCAGCTTTGGCGGCAACGTCCTGTCGCGGTCCCGCGACCTCTGGCTCATCTACTTCTACGCCCCGCCACCCGAGTCCGATCTGCCTGCCAGGGTGCCCATGTTAGTCTTGGGAGCCCTCCTTCTGGCAGCCCGCGTCATCGAAGCCCTGGACGACCCCCTCATCGGCTGGTGGAGCGACCGCACTCGGAGCCGCTGGGGCAGACGTATCCCCTTCGTTCTTCTGGCTACCCCCTTCTATGCGTTGTTCGCCGCCCTCCTCTGGATGCCCCCCGAACCGCGGCAGAGCGCCCTCAACGCCGCTTACCTCTTCATAGTGCTGGAAACCTTTTACCTGTTCAGCACCCTCTCAGGAGGGCCCTTCGAGTCCCTACTTCCGGAGATCGCCCCCCGCTCCCAAGACAGGATGAGCATCGTGACTTGGCAGGTGTTCTTTGGGACCTTGGGGGCCTTCGTGGCCCTGGTCATAAGCGGCATCATCGTGGACACCATGGGCTTTCAGGCCATGGGGATCACCATGGCCATATTGGCCTTTGTCTCCCGCTACGTGGGGCTGGCGGGGGCCTGGCGCTATGCCCGCCGGGATGTCGAGCCAGTGCGCATCGACTTCCTGGCCGCTGTGCGGGCCTGCCTTGCCAACGACCAGTTCCGCGCCTTCCTGCCCACCTTCATCCTGTTCAACATGGCTATAAGCATGCTTACAGCTGCCCTCCCCTACTGGGCCCAGGTCGTCCTCCTCGGGGGACACCGGCCCGAGATCCTCCGCCTGGAGCATGGGCACGAGGTGCTGCTGCAGCTTGGGCCCGTGAAGGTGGGGCTGGGGGTGGGGACGGTGGTGGGCATCCTCACGGGTATGGCCATTCTGGTGGTCCTTGCCTCCCTGCCCCTGGTGTACCAGTTGAGCATCTGGCGGGGAAAGGCGTGGGTATACTCGACGGCCATGCTCTTTGCCAGCTTCTATCTGCCCTGGTTGGCCTTCATGGGCTTTATCCCCGGCGTCAACCCCTTGCTGCAGGCGGTGCTCATGGTGGCCATCATAGGGCTGCCCATGACGGCCGTATACACCTTCCCCAATGCCATCCAGGCGGACATCATCGATTACGACGCCTTGCGCACCGGGCAACGGCGGGAGGCCATCTACTATGCTACCCAGGCCACCCTGGAGAAGATAGCCTCTGCTGCCTTCCCGCCCATCCTTGCCCTCCTGCTGGCCCTGGGTTCCACAGCCGAGAACCCCCTGGGCATCAGGCTGGTGGGAGTGGTGGCGGGGCTGGCCTCCTTCCTGGGGTGGCTCACCTTCCGGACCTACTGGCTGCCCGACCAGGTGACCCCAGAGACCATGGCCACTCGCCTTAGCCCCCGGCGGTAG
- a CDS encoding cytidylate kinase-like family protein, with translation MPVVITISGAPGSGAWELGHLVAQRLGVELVDRELLADAARRLGVAVEQLARRDERCLSLREKVALFLRQFLERSALLGADPLSGGLGLELILAGTYADMATRVEEGEGLPEEAYIQVLTTLMRELAARGDVVILGRGSHMVLQGHPHALHVLAIAPKEERLRRFAQREGLGLEEAARRLHQTEKGRQLFYRRYWKVDPDDPSYYHLTVETSRLPLEVAVEVVAVAAGALRG, from the coding sequence GTGCCTGTGGTGATCACCATATCTGGAGCACCGGGTAGCGGGGCATGGGAGCTGGGCCACTTGGTGGCCCAACGGCTAGGGGTGGAGCTCGTGGACCGGGAGCTCTTGGCCGATGCCGCTCGCCGCCTGGGGGTAGCGGTGGAGCAGCTGGCCCGCAGGGACGAACGGTGCCTGAGCCTGCGGGAGAAGGTGGCCCTTTTCCTGCGTCAGTTCCTAGAACGGTCAGCCCTCCTAGGGGCCGACCCCTTGTCCGGGGGGCTGGGCCTGGAGCTCATCCTCGCTGGCACCTATGCCGATATGGCCACCAGGGTGGAGGAAGGCGAGGGCCTCCCCGAGGAGGCCTACATCCAGGTGCTCACCACCCTCATGCGGGAGCTGGCTGCCCGTGGGGACGTGGTCATTTTGGGCCGGGGGAGCCACATGGTCCTGCAGGGCCATCCCCACGCCCTGCATGTCCTGGCCATCGCCCCCAAGGAGGAGAGACTGCGGAGGTTCGCCCAGCGGGAGGGCCTGGGGCTGGAGGAGGCGGCGCGCCGCCTGCACCAGACCGAGAAGGGGCGCCAGCTCTTCTACCGCCGCTATTGGAAGGTGGACCCTGACGACCCCTCCTATTACCACCTGACGGTGGAGACGTCCCGTTTGCCTTTGGAGGTGGCGGTGGAGGTGGTGGCTGTGGCAGCCGGCGCCCTGAGGGGCTAG